Part of the Oscillibacter hominis genome is shown below.
CGACGCCTACCACATCACGGCGCCCCGGCCCGACGGCAGCGGCGGCGCAAAAGCCATGGCCATGGCCCTTGCGGACGGCGGCGCCGCGCCGGAGGACGTGGACTACATCAATGCCCACGGCACCTCCACGCCCTTAAACGACGCCTGCGAAACCGCGGCCATCCGCTCCGTCTTCGGCGCCTGGGCCCGGCGCCTTGCCGTCAGCTCCACCAAGTCCATGACCGGCCACATGTTGGGCGCCGCCGGCGCGGTGGAGGCCATCTTCTCCGCCCTGGCGCTGCGCGACGGCTTTTTGCCCGCCACCATTCACTACGCCGTGCCCGACCCGGATTGCGATCTGGACGTGGTGCCCAACGAGGGCAGACGGGCTGCGCTGCGCTGCGCCCTGTCCAACTCCCTTGGGTTCGGCGGACACAACGGCAGCATTTTGCTGCGGAACTGGGAGGGATGACATGCAGCTCAATTCCAATGAGATCGCGGAGATCCTGCCCCACCGCTACCCCTTCGCCCTGGTGGACCGCATCACCGACGGTGAGCCCGGCCGGTGGGCAAAGGGCATCAAGTGCGTCAGCGCGGGAGAGCCGGTATTCTGCGGCCACTTTCCCCAGGAGCACGTGATGCCCGGCGTGCTGATCGTGGAGGCCATGGCCCAGGTGGGGGCGGTGGCCATTTTGTCCGCGCCGGAAAACCGGGGCAGGACCGCCTATTTCGGCGGCATCAAAAACGCCCGGTTCAAGGCCAAGGTAACGCCCGGGGACGTGCTGGAGCTGGAGTGCGTTCTCACAGCGCAGCGCGGCCCGGTGGGCATCGGCTCCGCCAAAGCCAGCGTAAACGGGACCGTGGTGGCCACGGCGGAGATGACCTTTGCCATAGGCCCAAATGGGCTTGCCGTTTCGCCTGAGACTTGATATACTGAGATGTATCATTCACAAAAGGGGACGGTCTCTTTGTTAAAACAGTCGTTTTTTGAAGTGTTCACGAAATTTAAGCTGCATTTTTATCAGGAGATTTTTCAGCGCTTCCAGGACCGGGAAGCCAGCCTCACTACGGTGGAGACCTTCTGCATGGAGACCATCCAGGCGTTGGGTGCGCCCACTGTCAACGAGTTCGCCGCCTTTATGCGCATCTCCTCACCCAACGCGGCCTATAAGGTGAACAGCCTGATCCGCAAGGGCTATCTCCGCAAGCGCCAGTCCCCGGAGGACCGCCGGGAATATCACCTGGAGGTCACGCAGAAATATACGGACTACTACAACATCAGCACCTCCTATCTGACTTTGGTCATGGACCGCATCACCAGCCGCTTTTCCCAGGAGGAGTGCGCGCAGCTGGACAGGATCCTTCAGATCATCAGCCGCGAACTGATGCCGGAGGTGGAACTCCCCCAAAAGGGCAGTTGATTGGCAGGAGCAAAACAGCGCTGGATTCTCTCCCGGAACCACCGGGAGAGAATTTTTTTCATCCGCGGCGGACAGCGTTTCCCTTCCCAATTCATAATCGAGGCATGAAGCGCATAATTCTCCTACGAGGAGGGATCTCACTTGAAAATATTTGTCGTCAAACACAAAAACATCACACTGTTGGCCGGGCTGCTGGCCGCCTGCGCAATCTTCTATGCCGTCTCCTACCCGTCGGCGGTCGGGGCCTACGCCACTGACCGTCAGCTGCCCATCTACTGTGTGGAAAAGGATCAGAAGGTCTGCTCCATCAGCTTTGACGCCGCCTGGGGCAACGAGGACACCCAGACACTCATCGACATCCTGGAACAGTACAAGGTGAAGGCCACCTTTTTCGTGGTGGGCCAGTGGGTGGATAAGTACCCCGAATCCGTGAAGGCCCTGTCCGACGCCGGGCACGAGGTGATGAACCACTCAGCCACCCACGCCCACTACAACCAGCTCTCCGCCGATGAGATCACAGCCGACGTCAACACCTGCAACGACAAAGTGGAAGCAGTCACCGGCGTGCGCCCCACTTTGATCCGCTGCCCCTACGGGGAATACGACGACCACGTGGTCTCCGCCATCCGCTCCATCGGCATGGAGCCCATCCAGTGGGATGTGGACAGTCTGGACTGGAAAGAAATCCCCGCCTCCGAGATCACCCAGCGGGTCACCTCAAAGGTCCAGCCCGGCAGCATCGTGCTGTTCCACAACGCCGCCAAGCACACTCCGGAGGCGCTGCCCTCCATCCTGGAAAACCTGATCTCCCAGGGCTATACCATCGTCCCCATCTCTCAGCTCATCATCAAGGGACAGTGCGGCACGGACTATACCATCGACCACACCGGCAAGCAGCTGGCCATCCAGGCCGCCCCGGAAGGCTCCGCCTCTTCCGCAGGCTCCTCCGCAAAGCAGTAGGAAGCACAGCGCGCCAATTTTTGTTAAATATCCGGAAATTTTCTTGACATTCTATCGCTTTCCTCTAAAATAAAACTATTAAGCACTGCGAACTACTTCCAACGGCCCATCTTATTTGCGAGGTGACATGCGATGAATGAAAACGGAAATGACAAGCTGATCCTGGCTGTGCTGCAGGGGGACGACTACGCCGAGACCGTGGCGGAGCTGAACCGGAACGGGTTTTCCGCGACGCTGCTCAGTTCCACCGGCGGATTTCTAAAGAAAAAGAGCACCACTGTGATG
Proteins encoded:
- a CDS encoding polysaccharide deacetylase family protein — encoded protein: MKIFVVKHKNITLLAGLLAACAIFYAVSYPSAVGAYATDRQLPIYCVEKDQKVCSISFDAAWGNEDTQTLIDILEQYKVKATFFVVGQWVDKYPESVKALSDAGHEVMNHSATHAHYNQLSADEITADVNTCNDKVEAVTGVRPTLIRCPYGEYDDHVVSAIRSIGMEPIQWDVDSLDWKEIPASEITQRVTSKVQPGSIVLFHNAAKHTPEALPSILENLISQGYTIVPISQLIIKGQCGTDYTIDHTGKQLAIQAAPEGSASSAGSSAKQ
- the fabZ gene encoding 3-hydroxyacyl-ACP dehydratase FabZ, with the protein product MQLNSNEIAEILPHRYPFALVDRITDGEPGRWAKGIKCVSAGEPVFCGHFPQEHVMPGVLIVEAMAQVGAVAILSAPENRGRTAYFGGIKNARFKAKVTPGDVLELECVLTAQRGPVGIGSAKASVNGTVVATAEMTFAIGPNGLAVSPET
- a CDS encoding MarR family winged helix-turn-helix transcriptional regulator, translated to MLKQSFFEVFTKFKLHFYQEIFQRFQDREASLTTVETFCMETIQALGAPTVNEFAAFMRISSPNAAYKVNSLIRKGYLRKRQSPEDRREYHLEVTQKYTDYYNISTSYLTLVMDRITSRFSQEECAQLDRILQIISRELMPEVELPQKGS